In Anopheles gambiae chromosome 2, idAnoGambNW_F1_1, whole genome shotgun sequence, a single window of DNA contains:
- the LOC1272909 gene encoding RRP15-like protein: MLKPARKMKQAALPAPAESDSDSLADDSSGSDDFLSDEEYPMSEEELDLQNETGDTEPSDEPTKWAKAMAKFLRKATDDSILSKAATDEQKERKKQEAKAIDFDVVSAEGTVKKEPTPGTDNSEEKPDELKLKKELLRQKAALRKLRQKDILGLRVRPTIHDYERERTLRKVATRGTVQLFNAVRQQQKTVHQKLEEAGKLEYKREKVLKSLNRKEFLDVLMNGPRAKSELVDNLVKKEEDEEEGIKSEVDSDDEPKSTWGALRADFLTGKKSGWDKEDGEDEVRKVPDDLDEDMDSDGSDM, from the coding sequence AGGCGGCACTGCCCGCACCGGCTGAAAGTGATAGCGATTCGCTGGCGGATGATAGCAGCGGATCGGACGACTTTCTATCCGACGAGGAGTACCCGATGTCGGAGGAGGAGCTGGACTTGCAAAACGAAACTGGCGACACGGAACCGTCCGACGAGCCGACGAAGTGGGCCAAAGCGATGGCCAAGTTTCTGCGCAAAGCCACCGACGACAGCATTCTGTCGAAAGCGGCCACAGACGAGCAGAAGGAGCGCAAAAAGCAGGAAGCGAAAGCGATCGACTTTGATGTGGTCAGTGCGGAGGGCACGGTAAAAAAGGAACCGACACCAGGAACCGACAATTCGGAAGAGAAACCGGACGAGTTGAAGCTGAAGAAGGAACTGTTGCGACAGAAGGCAGCACTCAGGAAGCTGCGACAGAAAGACATCCTCGGTCTCCGGGTACGGCCCACGATACATGATTACGAGCGCGAACGAACGCTGCGCAAGGTGGCCACCCGCGGTACGGTACAGTTGTTCAATGCcgtccggcagcagcagaagacGGTGCACCAGAAGCTGGAGGAAGCCGGCAAGCTGGAGTACAAGCGAGAAAAGGTGCTCAAGAGCCTTAACCGGAAGGAGTTTCTGGACGTGCTGATGAATGGACCGCGCGCCAAGTCGGAACTGGTGGATAATTTGGTGAAAAAGGAGGAGGACGAAGAGGAAGGCATCAAATCGGAGGTCGATTCGGATGACGAGCCGAAGTCTACGTGGGGCGCGTTGCGAGCCGATTTCCTTACGGGGAAAAAGTCCGGCTGGGACAAAGAGGACGGAGAGGACGAAGTGCGCAAAGTTCCGGACGATCTAGACGAGGACATGGATTCGGACGGTTCGGATATGTAG
- the LOC1272908 gene encoding RAB6A-GEF complex partner protein 2: MLEINAKLLRDQSAVFMCGEVVECLIDFIHPSLPEHKISQSNSDILENLAWATVQLHCYCNASFNEKAPHDAAANRNVGGSTSLNASNQLKGEVLHSTEPKILFCDLRLSPGEAKQFLYRETVPLNTPPTYRGIRVKYYYKITVATQRLGSTVQALNIPIRVLPLPLPQSDLDEAITLNDESNEDLAPNNPFLEKKRPPSRIEYALHYLRGVTARRRPNFFMINNKWGKVGRFCLFKSAYKLGEDIVATIDFSCGTIKCVQLSVTLQCEETELLHGAVSPPSGTPSAKEDSKGADSADVASSTAEGANEPERPKNISRVTNYSKHHEVCLGMLQTQVILPIPLHVTPTFRTELIEVSWRLHFQFVTSTNAELSSEMLLDRTAESEEGLEWVAPTDIAIETMIWSLPITIYPTAPLQIPQPCGEYKLNIK, translated from the exons ATGCTAGAAATTAATGCAAAATTACTGCGAGATCAAAGTGCAGTGTTTATGTGCGGTGAGGTGGTGGAGTGTTTAATTGATTTCATTCACCCATCGCTACCGGAGCACAAGATTTCACAGAGCAATAG tgatattttggaaaATCTTGCCTGGGCGACGGTGCAGCTGCACTGCTACTGCAACGCCTCGTTTAACGAGAAAGCTCCGCATGATGCTGCCGCGAACAGAAACGTTGGCGGCAGCACGTCGCTAAACGCCAGCAACCAGCTCAAGGGAGAGGTGCTGCACTCGACCGAACCGAAGATACTGTTCTGCGATCTGCGCCTGTCCCCGggagaagcaaaacaat TTTTGTATCGTGAAACCGTGCCACTGAATACGCCGCCTACGTACCGTGGAATTCGCGTAAAGTATTACTACAAAATCACGGTTGCCACGCAACGGCTAGGCTCAACCGTGCAGGCGCTAAACATTCCGATCCGCGTGCTCCCGCTCCCGCTGCCCCAGAGCGATCTCGACGAAGCGATCACCCTGAACGATGAGTCGAACGAAGATCTGGCACCGAACAACCCGTTCCTGGAGAAGAAGCGGCCGCCGTCGCGCATCGAGTACGCGCTGCACTACTTGCGCGGCGTGACCGCACGCCGCCGGCCAAACTTCTTCATGATCAACAACAAATGGGGCAAAGTGGGCCGGTTCTGTCTGTTCAAGTCGGCGTACAAGCTCGGCGAGGACATCGTGGCCACGATCGATTTTAGCTGCGGTACGATCAAGTGTGTGCAGCTTTCCGTCACGTTGCAGTGCGAAGAAACGGAGCTGTTGCATGGTGCCGTCTCACCGCCGAGCGGTACGCCCAGTGCAAAGGAAGACTCGAAAGGGGCGGACAGTGCCGATGTTGCCTCGAGCACCGCCGAGGGTGCGAACGAGCCGGAACGGCCGAAGAACATTTCCCGCGTGACCAACTACAGCAAGCATCACGAAGTGTGCCTGGGCATGCTGCAGACGCAAGTGATCCTGCCCATCCCGCTGCACGTCACTCCCACCTTCCGGACGGAGCTGATCGAGGTCAGCTGGCGGTTACACTTTCAGTTCGTGACCAGCACGAACGCGGAGCTGAGCAGCGAGATGCTGCTCGATCGCACCGCCGAAAGCGAGGAAGGGCTGGAGTGGGTCGCACCGACGGACATTGCGATCGAGACGATGATCTGGAGCCTTCCGATTACGATCTACCCGACGGCACCGCTGCAAATACCGCAGCCCTGTGGGGAGTACAAGCTAAACATTAAGTAA